Proteins co-encoded in one Apteryx mantelli isolate bAptMan1 chromosome 4, bAptMan1.hap1, whole genome shotgun sequence genomic window:
- the LOC136992032 gene encoding inositol 1,4,5-trisphosphate receptor-interacting protein-like 1 has product MASKVCGKCCAPKHALPASRSKLKRSLFVEAMAGGIVLILAVLGIVPHPLKVGDQIDLATQQRMQQREEQLRQEMIRLQQELDKMTQKLQSRLFLKNMLLAMWEVWPFGALPGALVLLFELFWMATEVDSDESESSSDESSSSSEEEEEAPVNEWDVGRFLMQQMQVPVLHLAKRCKVVEALVGDLLHACHLITLNTPLLRLEQCIGVGSAFEGWSSHWDTVYSLLVPLKPPTGHCFHLELGAGGELPARHGRVRVELECVCLRQQLLGDVRCFLHRPEAELGRNQGPCLLQYLCSHSYLDVEKTARWFQLTAMNAWLLLPASHRCRLTVLPSSRSCKLRLEKVSGRSLSIEILFGVQQGDSRVFLTSQQARAGLPSSTTWLESCAVPEMLFFRFVARQAPQDSCHLTCLNLFARLLEGTGFSTYCLKTVLMHLLTVIPLSRWHRGHLLERVDGILQYLQRCLEDKQLHHFLLGNERVPREVPLPVAFQTASPLNLFQRLAQEPDAHAQALRDFRRLQVRLRSLL; this is encoded by the exons ATGGCCAGCAAGGTCTGCGGCAAGTGCTGCGCCCCCAAACATGCATTGCCTGCATCTCGCAGCAAGCTGAAGCGATCGCTCTTTGTAGAG gccatggctggaggtattgtcctcatcctggctgtgctgggcattgttCCGCACCCGCTGAAGGTCGGTGACCAGATAGATCTGGCCACGCAGCAGCGGATGCAGCAGCGTGAagagcagctgaggcaggagatgattcggctgcagcaggagcttgATAAGATGACTCAGAAGCTGCAGAGCagacttttcctgaaaaatatgctcTTGGCCATGTGGGAGGTGTGGCCCTTTGGGGCCTTGCCTGGAGCCCTCGTGTTGCTCTTTGAGCTCTTCTGGATGGCCACCGAGGTCGATTCCGACgagtcagagagcagcagtgacgagagctcctccagcagtgaggaggaagaggaagccccCGTCAATGAATGGGATGTGGGAAGGTTTCTCATGCAGCAAATGCAGGTGCCAGTGCTGCACCTGGCCAAAAGGTGCAAGGTGGTGGAGGCGCTGGTGGGCGacctgctccatgcctgccaTCTCATCACCTTGAATACTCCTCTGCTACGGCTGGAACAATGCATCGGGGTGGGCAGCGCCTTCGAAGGCTGGAGCTCCCATTGGGACACCGTCTACAGCCTGCTCGTGCCCCTGAAGCCACCGACTGGGCACTGCTTTCACCTGGAGCTGGGCGCTGGTGGGGAGCTGCCGGCGAGGCACGGCCGCGTTCGCGTGGAACTGGAGTGCGTGTgcttgaggcagcagctgctgggtgaCGTGCGGTGCTTCCTGCACCGCCCCGAGGCTGAGCTGGGCAGGAatcagggcccctgcctcctgcaatacctgtgcagcCACTCCTACCTGGACGTCGAGAAAACTGCCCGCTGGTTCCAGCTAACAGCGATGAACGCCTGGCTGCTTTTGCCTGCATCACACCGCTGCCGGCTGACGGTGCTGCCCTCTTCCCGCTCCTGCAAGCTCCGTCTGGAAAAGGTCTCCGGGAGGTCCTTGTCCATCGAGATACTgtttggcgtgcagcaaggcgaCTCGAGAGTTTTCCTGACCAGCCagcaggcaagggctggcctccccagcagcacaacgtggctggagagctgtgctgttccAGAGATGCTGTTCTTCAGGTTCGTGGCCAGGCAGGCCCCCCAGGACAGTTGCCACCTGACATGTCTGAACCTCTTTGCCCGTCTCCTGGAGGGCACAGGCTTTTCCACCTACTGCTTGAAGACAGTGCTGATGCACCTGCTCACAGTCATACCTCTGTCACGTTGGCACAGAGGACATCTCCTGGAGCGGGTGGATGGCATCCTGCAGTacctgcagcgctgcctggagGACAAACAGCTGCACCACTTCCTCCTAGGCAACGagagggtgcccagagaggtcccTCTGCCAGTGGCCTTCCAAACGGCCAGCCCgctcaacctcttccagcgcctgGCGCAGGAGCCGGACGCCCACGCTCAGGCACTGCGTGACTTCAGGCGGCTGCAAGTTCGTCTCAGGAGCCTGTTATAA